GTTGGCTGAGGACTTCTTGACGATGGCGACGTCTTACTACAACGATGCGCTGCACTTCCGATCGATCGGCGACTTCATCAACGCTTTCGCCAGCGTGAACTACGCCCATGGTTGGCTGGACTGCGGCGCCCGTATCGGCCTCTTCGACGTGGGGGAGGACGACAAGCTGTTTACCCTCTACGAGTGATCAAACCTGGTGGACGAGGACCCGGGGACCGATATAGTCGATGGATAGCCGGAAGGTGGGACCGAAGAATGCCCATCGCTCCTGGATCGCGTCCAGATCCCCGCAGGCGAACACCGAGTTGCCGAGCATTATCATCGATGCCTGGCCCAGGCCCTTCACGGCATCCAGGGCCTCCCGGACTCCGGCTCCGGCCAGTCCGCAACGGTCGGTGAACTCCCGGCTCAGGCGGAAGAACGATTGCGCCGTGGGGTCCATGCTCAGCTCACGGCTGCACGCCCTCCCCGCCTCGACGATCTCACCTCTTCTCGCCGCTTCGTTGAGCACGTCGGCGGTGCGCATGTTATCCCCGACCACCGCCGCCACGATCTCCCCGGTAAAATCAAGACGGTCCACCTGGCCATAGGGCGGAAGGCCCTCCCGCCGCCGGAAAGTCATCCCCCCGCGGGTCAGGGCGGCGACGTCGCCCAGACCGGTGCGGTGTTTCAGCTCCGCCAGATGGGCGGCGGCGAAGGCATCCTCAGGCGGCCGCTCTAGGATCTCAGCCAGGGCGAAGGTGGTGGACAGCGCCCCCGCCGCGCTCATTCCGAAGCCAGCACCCCCCGGAAGGTCAAGGAAGGAATCGACAGTGATGTCCAGCAGCTCGTCCCCCAGGAGCAGGGCCGCTGCGCTGCGGGTGACCTCGGCGTCCTGGCGTCTGCCGTCGATCGAGATCTCTATCCTCCCCGTCCCCGGCCTTGAGGTCACCGAGGTGGTGACCCCGCGGTTGACGCATAGGCCCGCCCCTCGGGACCCGGTGAGAAGGGGCTCCTCATGCTCGCACGGCTGGAAGAAGCCGGTGATGTGCCCCGGGCAAAACGCCGTCGCCTTCATCGAAGGACCTTGGCCACGACGTCCAGGATGCGATCGGCCAGCTGTGCCTTGGAACCTTCGAACGGGATCTCCTCGCTGCGTGTTACGAGCACCGCCTTGGTCCTTCCCGACCTCACGTCCCGCAGGTCGTTGGCCACGATGAGGTCCAGTCCATGATCCTCCAGCCGTGCCCTCGCTCGGCGCATCAGCTCATCGGGGGTCACGTCGATCTCGGCCTTGAAGCCCACCAAGACCTTGGTCCGGGGACGCAGCGTCGGGAGGACCTTGGGGAGCGGGCGCATGGTGATCTTTAATTCCTTCTTGCCCGAGGAGATCTTACCCTCCTTGGCGGGGGGAGCGTAGTCGGACAGAGAGGCGGGAACGATGACCGCGTCGTGGTCGACCTCATCGACCATGTCCAGGATTTCCTGTACCGTGCGGAAGGTGCGCCGCGCCACGGTCGCCGGTACCGGGACGCTCATCCGCCCGGCCCACAACTCCACGGAGGCGCCTCGCCGGGACGCGGCCAGGGCGATCTGCACGGCGCTCTCCCCGGTGCCGGTGTTGGAGATAATCCTCACCTGGTCGATGGGCTCCTCGGTCGAGCCGCCGATCACCAGCACCCTCTTGCCCCTTAGATCATTGGGACCGAGGTCGGCGAGCACCCGTTCCACAATCTCGTCGATGGTCGCCACCCTTGCCTTCTTGTCCCTGACCACTGGGCCCACGAACCCCACGCCCATGTCCTCCAGCCGCTTGACGTTCTCCTTGACCGCGGGGTGCTCGTACATCGCCAGGTGCATGGCCGGAGCCACCAGGACCGGGGCCCTAGAACCGATGGCCACCGTGGCCATGGTCGTTACCGGAGTATCGTCGATCCCCAGGGCCATCTTGGAGATGGTGTTGGCGGTGCACGGCGCGACCAGTAGCATGTCTGCCTTGCCTGGGTAGTCGCCGAACAGGCTCACGTGTTCGACCTTGCCGGTCAGCTCGGTGATCACCGGCCGACCGCTGGCGAACTCCATGGCCCACGGCGTGACCAGCTTGGCCCCCTCGGGGGACATGACCACGGTGACCTCAGCCCCATGCCGCATGAGCTCCCGGACCAGCTCGAACGACTCCACCGCAGCGATGCTCCCGGTAATCCCCAGGACGATGCGCCGGCCCTCGAGCTCCCGTCCCTTGGTGCACCGGATGGCCTCTGAAGGATGCATGATGGCGCAACCAGTGGTGAATGATAAATAATTAGTGCCCGCACCGGGGATAGGGGCGCCTCATGCCGGATCGCCCATTAGCCGAGCACCCCTCGATCATCGAGGCTGGAGGGCCCAAACGGTGTCCACGACCTCTTCCAGGCCCTTGGAGGCGTCGATGATTATGTACGAGAGGTCCTCCACCGCCAGCCGGTCATACATGGACGACACCTTGCGAAGGAAATCGATCTTCTCGAACTTCTCCGTCTCCCCCCGCGTGGACACCCGCTGCATGGCGCTCTCCGGGTCGATGCGCAATAGGAAGGTAGCGTCGGGATGGAGGACAAAGGGGGCGTTGACCGTCCTCAGCCACTCCAGGGCCTTGGGTCCCAGATGGGGGCGGAGGGTCACCGACTGGTAGGCTAGGGTGCTGCCCTCGTAGCGGTCGCACACCACGTCCCGGCCGTCCTCTAGCCAAGCCCGGATCTGGGCGCTGTGCTCGGCGCGGTCGGCGATGTACAACAAAGTCTCGGCGAAATCGCTATGGGCCTCCTTGTTCGCCCTCCTCACCTGCTGGCCGATCCAACCGGAGGTCGGCTCGGCGGTCCACTCCACTGCCCTTCCCGTCCTTGCCAGGCGCTCGGCGAACAGCTTGGACACTGTGCTCTTGCCGGAGCCGTCGATGCCTTCGAAGACGTAGAGCCGGCCGGTCTGTCCAGTCACCGTCATGCTGCAGCTCAGTGCCATAGTTCGCGATATCATCGGGGTCCTCGTCTCGTCCATGTCCACCCTCACTTGTTCTCCAAAATCAGCGAGCAGGACTCGCATTTGCGTCCCGCGGAATTCGCCCTCAGCCCGTCCAGGCTTCCGCTGAGCTTCCGTTTAAGGCCGAGGTAGCTGAGCACCAGCTCCTTGGCCGCGTAGACCTCGTCGATACGGCGGGCCGAGGTATTGTGCGGGGCCTCCCTCACGACCTGGGGGTCCTCCTTGGCTATGCTCAGCATGGCCTCGGCGAACCGGTCCAGGGTCTCCTTCGTCTCCGTCTCCGTGGGCTCGATCATAAGCGCCTCCTCGACCAGCGACGGGAAGTACACCGTGGGGGACATCATCCCGTGGTCCAGCAGGCGCTTGGCGACGTCCAGCGCGCGGACGCCGCGCTCCTCCTTGAGCTTCTTGGCCGAAAGAACGAACTCGTGCTTGCGCAGCGGCTTGAACGGCATGTGATAGGTCGGGGTGAGCTTGGTGTGCAGGTAGTTGGAGTTCAGAACCGCCCGGTCCGACGCTTCCCGGAGCCCGTTCCCGCCCATCCTGAGGATGTAGGCGTAGGCGCGGACCAGGACCGCGAAGTTGCCGTAGAACGACCTCACCTTGCCGATGCTCAGCGGCCGATCCCAGTCCAACAGGTATCTGTCCTCCTCGCGGACGATCCGGGGCACCGGCAGGTACGGCTCCAGCTCTTTCCTGACGCCCACCGGCCCGGCCCCCGGGCCGCCGCCCCCATGTGGGGTGGCAAAGGTCTTGTGGAGGTTGAGGTGCACGATGTCGAAGTCCATGGCCCCCGGGCTCGTGTGACCCATCACCGCATTGAGGTTCGCACCGTCGTAGTACATCAGCGCGCCGGCCCCGTGGACGATGCGCACGATGCGCACGATGTCCTCCTCGAAGATGCCCAAGGTGTTGGGGTTGGTGATCATGAAGGCTGCGGTGCGGTCGGACACCACGCTCTTGAGCGCCTCCACGTCCACGCATCCGCTGGGCGAGGTGGGCACTACCACGACGTCGAAGCCCGCCATCGCCGCCGAGGCCGGATTGGTCCCGTGGGCGCTGTCCGGGACGACGACCTCTCCGCGGTCCTCGCCGTTGGCGTCGTGGAGAGCGCGGGTGATCAGCATTCCGGTGAACTCACCCTGGGCTCCCGCTGCCGGCTGCAGGCTCATGGCATCCATCCCTGAAACGGCGCACAGCGCCCGCTCCAGCTCGTAGAGCAGGCGCAGCGATCCCTGCACCCCTTCCTCGTCCTCGAGGGGGTGGACCTCCCCCACCGAGGGTAGCGCGGCCAGGAGGTCGGCGTACTTGGGGTTGTACTTCATGGTACAGCTGCCCAGGGGATAGAGACCGTTGTCCACCCCGAAGTTCATCTGGGACAGATCGGTGTAGTGGCGGACGACCTCGTTCTCCGGCAGGTCAGGGATGTCCAGTTCGGTCCTCAGCAGGTTGGGGGGAACCTCGATCTCCCGCTTGGGCGGCGGCAGGTCGAGACCACCGACGCCGCTCATCTCCTGGATGAGGCGCACGTCGAAGGTTGCTTGGCGATAAGTCATAGCACTCCCTCCAGGGCCGAGACCAATGTTACGATATCCTCGTCAGTGGTCATCTCGGTGGCGGCGAAGAGCATGCAATCGCCCAAGCTTGGTACGTGCCGAGCCAGCGGTAGGCCGCCGATAATGCCCTTGCGCATGAGCACCCGGGCCAGTTTCTCCGGCTTGATCGGCGGGCGGACCACGAACTCGTTGAAGTGGTAGGACTTTAGTGCCGGGCACTCGAACCCCTTGAGCTGGCAGAGAGCGTCCATGGTCGCCCGGGCCCTCTCCATGTTGATCATGGCCAGCGCTCTCAGTCCAGACCGCCCGACGACGCCCAGGTACACCGCGGCGGCGACTGCCATCAGCGCCTCGTTGGTGCAGATGTTGGACGTGGCCCTCTCCCGCCGGATGTGCTGCTCCCGGGTCTGCAGGGTCATGGCGAACGCCCGGCGACCGGCGAGGT
This DNA window, taken from Methanomassiliicoccus sp., encodes the following:
- the gcvPB gene encoding aminomethyl-transferring glycine dehydrogenase subunit GcvPB translates to MTYRQATFDVRLIQEMSGVGGLDLPPPKREIEVPPNLLRTELDIPDLPENEVVRHYTDLSQMNFGVDNGLYPLGSCTMKYNPKYADLLAALPSVGEVHPLEDEEGVQGSLRLLYELERALCAVSGMDAMSLQPAAGAQGEFTGMLITRALHDANGEDRGEVVVPDSAHGTNPASAAMAGFDVVVVPTSPSGCVDVEALKSVVSDRTAAFMITNPNTLGIFEEDIVRIVRIVHGAGALMYYDGANLNAVMGHTSPGAMDFDIVHLNLHKTFATPHGGGGPGAGPVGVRKELEPYLPVPRIVREEDRYLLDWDRPLSIGKVRSFYGNFAVLVRAYAYILRMGGNGLREASDRAVLNSNYLHTKLTPTYHMPFKPLRKHEFVLSAKKLKEERGVRALDVAKRLLDHGMMSPTVYFPSLVEEALMIEPTETETKETLDRFAEAMLSIAKEDPQVVREAPHNTSARRIDEVYAAKELVLSYLGLKRKLSGSLDGLRANSAGRKCESCSLILENK
- a CDS encoding DUF357 domain-containing protein, whose product is MQDTISSEKLDKYLDTTKRALDKLKIAAPPRSFGRRLAEDFLTMATSYYNDALHFRSIGDFINAFASVNYAHGWLDCGARIGLFDVGEDDKLFTLYE
- a CDS encoding pantoate kinase, which translates into the protein MKATAFCPGHITGFFQPCEHEEPLLTGSRGAGLCVNRGVTTSVTSRPGTGRIEISIDGRRQDAEVTRSAAALLLGDELLDITVDSFLDLPGGAGFGMSAAGALSTTFALAEILERPPEDAFAAAHLAELKHRTGLGDVAALTRGGMTFRRREGLPPYGQVDRLDFTGEIVAAVVGDNMRTADVLNEAARRGEIVEAGRACSRELSMDPTAQSFFRLSREFTDRCGLAGAGVREALDAVKGLGQASMIMLGNSVFACGDLDAIQERWAFFGPTFRLSIDYIGPRVLVHQV
- the coaBC gene encoding bifunctional phosphopantothenoylcysteine decarboxylase/phosphopantothenate--cysteine ligase CoaBC — translated: MHPSEAIRCTKGRELEGRRIVLGITGSIAAVESFELVRELMRHGAEVTVVMSPEGAKLVTPWAMEFASGRPVITELTGKVEHVSLFGDYPGKADMLLVAPCTANTISKMALGIDDTPVTTMATVAIGSRAPVLVAPAMHLAMYEHPAVKENVKRLEDMGVGFVGPVVRDKKARVATIDEIVERVLADLGPNDLRGKRVLVIGGSTEEPIDQVRIISNTGTGESAVQIALAASRRGASVELWAGRMSVPVPATVARRTFRTVQEILDMVDEVDHDAVIVPASLSDYAPPAKEGKISSGKKELKITMRPLPKVLPTLRPRTKVLVGFKAEIDVTPDELMRRARARLEDHGLDLIVANDLRDVRSGRTKAVLVTRSEEIPFEGSKAQLADRILDVVAKVLR
- the tmk gene encoding dTMP kinase, with amino-acid sequence MDETRTPMISRTMALSCSMTVTGQTGRLYVFEGIDGSGKSTVSKLFAERLARTGRAVEWTAEPTSGWIGQQVRRANKEAHSDFAETLLYIADRAEHSAQIRAWLEDGRDVVCDRYEGSTLAYQSVTLRPHLGPKALEWLRTVNAPFVLHPDATFLLRIDPESAMQRVSTRGETEKFEKIDFLRKVSSMYDRLAVEDLSYIIIDASKGLEEVVDTVWALQPR